Proteins from one Planctomyces sp. SH-PL62 genomic window:
- a CDS encoding RNA polymerase sigma factor produces MDRDETEVVLELLVVRCQRGERAAFDELIGGWERRLFVFIRKLVSDEEETWQLLQEVWLQVLRGIATVRDPRRFPVWLYQVARNTVMTHHRREYARARQLDGDVADPGDDADGFDDAEMVHHGLSRLPLPDREVLTLHFLNDLSIAETAEVLGIPPGTVKSRLYRAKRALRDAIGPEGGPHG; encoded by the coding sequence ATGGATCGAGACGAGACCGAGGTGGTGCTCGAGCTGCTGGTCGTCCGCTGCCAGCGCGGGGAGCGGGCCGCGTTCGACGAATTGATCGGGGGATGGGAGCGCAGGCTCTTCGTCTTCATCCGGAAGCTCGTGTCGGACGAGGAGGAGACCTGGCAACTCTTGCAGGAGGTCTGGCTCCAGGTCCTGCGCGGGATCGCGACGGTGCGGGACCCCCGGCGTTTCCCGGTCTGGCTTTATCAGGTCGCACGCAACACGGTGATGACCCACCATCGCCGCGAGTACGCCCGCGCCCGTCAGCTCGACGGCGACGTGGCGGACCCGGGGGACGACGCCGACGGCTTCGACGACGCGGAGATGGTCCACCACGGGCTTTCTCGGCTGCCGCTGCCGGACCGCGAGGTGCTGACCCTGCACTTCCTGAACGACCTCAGCATCGCCGAGACGGCCGAGGTGCTCGGGATTCCCCCGGGCACGGTCAAGTCTCGACTCTACAGGGCCAAGCGCGCGCTTCGCGACGCGATCGGCCCGGAAGGAGGTCCTCATGGCTGA
- the atpC gene encoding ATP synthase F1 subunit epsilon has protein sequence MASQTETTLPEGSGLLSRPLVCQVVTPEKTVFAKTVDFVALPLYDGELGVLPGRSPLLGRLGYGELRIKVDGGTESYFVDGGFAQVRENTVTVLTNRAIPAAKIETNGTAERLDELLKRPAVTDAEVAEKSKAVSQLRAMLHISNKP, from the coding sequence ATGGCCAGCCAGACCGAAACCACCCTCCCGGAAGGGTCGGGACTCCTGTCCCGGCCCCTCGTCTGCCAGGTGGTGACCCCCGAGAAAACCGTCTTCGCCAAGACCGTGGACTTCGTCGCCCTGCCGCTCTACGACGGCGAGCTCGGCGTCCTCCCCGGCCGGTCCCCCCTGCTCGGCCGACTGGGGTACGGTGAGCTGCGGATCAAGGTCGACGGCGGGACCGAATCCTATTTCGTCGACGGCGGCTTCGCCCAGGTCCGTGAGAACACCGTCACCGTCCTGACGAACCGGGCGATCCCCGCCGCCAAGATCGAGACCAACGGCACCGCCGAACGCCTCGACGAGCTCCTCAAGCGACCCGCCGTCACCGACGCCGAGGTCGCCGAGAAGTCCAAGGCCGTCTCCCAGCTCCGCGCGATGCTCCACATCAGCAACAAGCCCTGA
- the atpD gene encoding F0F1 ATP synthase subunit beta, producing MATATRTGRIAQVIGSTFDAEFEEGDLPNIYNALTVDSDQKGAPIHLTGEVQQHLGGNRVRCVALGSTDGLVRGMTVVDTGAPVSVPVGKESLGRVFNLLGQPIDGRGPVPSTESWPIHRDPPSFDDLSPKTEQFETGIKVIDLLTPFVRGGKIGLFGGAGLGKTVILQEMISRIASVHSGYSVFAGVGERTREGNDLWLEMQETKVGSTGKSVIDSTVMCFGQMNEPPGARLRVALTALTMAEWFRDATGADTLLFIDNIFRFSQAGSEVSALLGRMPSNVGYQPTLATEMGALQERITSTKKGAITSVQAVYVPADDLTDPAPATTFGFLDAFIVLSRSISEKGIYPAIDPLGSSSRILDPQYVGQEHYDVAQRVQKILQRYKELRDIIAILGVDELSEDDKLIVHRARRIERFLSQPFFVAEVFLNKPGEYTKLPDTIRSFKEICDGKWDHLPESAFMYVGSIEQAEEQAKKMGAI from the coding sequence ATGGCGACTGCTACGAGGACCGGACGAATCGCCCAGGTGATCGGCTCGACCTTCGACGCCGAGTTCGAAGAGGGCGACCTGCCGAACATCTACAACGCCCTGACCGTCGACTCCGACCAGAAGGGCGCCCCGATCCACCTGACCGGCGAGGTGCAGCAGCACCTCGGCGGCAACCGGGTCCGCTGCGTGGCTCTGGGGTCGACCGACGGCCTGGTCCGCGGCATGACCGTCGTCGACACCGGCGCGCCGGTGAGCGTGCCGGTCGGCAAGGAGTCGCTGGGGCGGGTCTTCAACCTGCTGGGCCAGCCGATCGACGGCCGCGGCCCGGTCCCGTCGACCGAGAGCTGGCCGATCCACCGCGATCCCCCCTCGTTCGACGACCTCTCCCCCAAGACCGAGCAGTTCGAGACCGGCATCAAGGTCATCGACCTGCTGACGCCGTTCGTCCGCGGCGGCAAGATCGGCCTCTTCGGCGGGGCCGGGCTGGGCAAGACCGTCATCCTCCAGGAGATGATCTCCCGGATCGCGTCGGTCCACAGCGGCTACTCCGTGTTCGCCGGCGTCGGCGAGCGGACCCGCGAGGGGAACGACCTCTGGCTGGAAATGCAGGAGACCAAGGTCGGCAGCACCGGCAAGTCGGTCATCGACTCGACGGTCATGTGCTTCGGCCAGATGAACGAGCCCCCGGGCGCCCGCCTCCGCGTCGCCCTGACGGCCCTGACCATGGCCGAGTGGTTCCGCGACGCCACCGGGGCCGACACCCTGCTGTTCATCGACAACATCTTCCGGTTCAGCCAGGCCGGCTCCGAGGTCTCCGCGCTGCTGGGCCGGATGCCGTCCAACGTGGGCTACCAGCCGACTTTGGCCACCGAGATGGGCGCCCTGCAAGAGCGCATCACCTCGACCAAGAAGGGCGCCATCACCTCGGTGCAGGCCGTCTACGTCCCGGCCGACGACCTCACCGACCCGGCCCCAGCGACGACCTTCGGCTTCCTGGACGCCTTCATCGTCCTGTCGCGGTCGATCTCCGAGAAGGGGATCTACCCGGCCATCGACCCGCTCGGCTCCAGCTCCCGCATCCTCGACCCGCAGTACGTCGGCCAGGAGCACTACGACGTCGCCCAGCGGGTGCAGAAGATCCTCCAGCGCTACAAGGAGCTGCGGGACATCATCGCCATCCTCGGCGTCGACGAGCTGTCCGAGGACGACAAGCTGATCGTCCACCGCGCCCGCCGCATCGAGCGGTTCCTCTCGCAGCCGTTCTTCGTGGCCGAGGTCTTCCTCAACAAGCCGGGCGAGTACACCAAGCTGCCGGACACCATCCGCAGCTTCAAGGAAATCTGCGACGGCAAGTGGGACCACCTGCCGGAATCGGCGTTCATGTACGTCGGCTCCATCGAGCAGGCCGAGGAACAGGCCAAGAAGATGGGCGCGATCTGA